One Octopus sinensis linkage group LG21, ASM634580v1, whole genome shotgun sequence DNA segment encodes these proteins:
- the LOC115222908 gene encoding mitochondrial tRNA methylthiotransferase CDK5RAP1 isoform X3, protein MDHNEEMERGWQEEGPERRMRVSKSSMNACFWQLWPLLVIIVYLETYGCQMNVNDTDIVWSILEKEDFERSFDIKNCDVAFLMTCSIREGAETKIWKRLEYLNFLKKKRKRNSMKIGILGCMAERLKTKILEQSKAVDIVCGPDAYRDLPHLLAVSYEGQTAVNVLLSLEETYADIMPVHVNNTSKSAFVSIMRGCDNMCSYCIVPFTRGRERSRPVDSILEEIRILSDQGIKEVTLLGQNVNSYRDLSTWQSGVDLNPTQMASGFKTVYKSKKGGLRFADLLDKVASINPEMRIRFTSPHPKDFPDSVLQLIKEKPNICKQIHLPAQSGNNFILEQMRRGYTREAYLDLVHHVRHVIPDISLSSDFIAGFCGETEAAHRDTVSLMEEVCYNFAFTFPYSMRQKTRAHHRLIDDVPSEIKARRQAELAETFRKGALELNTQQIGQLQIVLISGTSKRSQLDLAGRNDGNTKVIIPQTKIPIFEEAEPTRTIEVGDYIVVRITGASSQVLKGEPLYHTTLVNFSRKQTPQRIQYCHS, encoded by the exons TTTATCTTGAAACCTATGGTTGTCAGATGAATGTTAATGATACAGATATTGTCTGGTCAATATTGGAGAAGgaggattttgaaagaagttttgatatcaaaaat TGTGATGTAGCATTCCTGATGACCTGTTCTATTCGAGAGGGAGCTGAAACTAAGATATGGAAACGTCTAGAATACTTGAACTtcttaaagaagaaaagaaaaagaaactctatgaaaattggaattttgg GATGTATGGCAGAGCGGCTGAAAACCAAGATTCTGGAACAAAGCAAGGCTGTTGATATTGTTTGTGGTCCTGATGCATATCGAGATCTCCCTCACCTTTTGGCAGTTTCCTATGAAGGGCAGACTGCAG tgAATGTTCTATTGTCTTTGGAAGAAACTTATGCTGATATTATGCCAGTTCATGTTAATAACACCAGTAAATCTGCTTTTGT GTCAATCATGCGTGGTTGTGATAATATGTGTTCCTATTGCATTGTGCCCTTTACACGGGGACGAGAACGGAGTAGGCCAGTGGATTCTATCCTGGAAGAAATTCGCATCTTATCAGATCAG GGCATCAAAGAAGTCACACTTTTGGGTCAGAATGTGAATAGTTACCGTGACCTTTCCACATGGCAAAGTGGTGTTGACCTCAACCCCACGCAGATGGCATCAGGCTTTAAAACTGTATATAAATCTAAAAAAGGGGGACTGCGTTTTGCTGACTTATTGGACAAAGTTGCTTCCATAAATCCAGAAATGCGAATCCGTTTTACATCACCTCATCCAAAGGATTTCCCAGATTCA GTGTTGCAGTTAATCAAAGAAAAGCCCAATATTTGCAAACAGATTCACCTCCCTGCACAAAGTGGTAACAACTTTATCTTGGAACAGATGCGACGTGGATATACAAGAGAAGCTTACCTTGATCTTGTTCATCATGTTCGTCATGTGATTCCAG ACATAAGCCTGTCCAGTGACTTCATAGCTGGTTTCTGTGGTGAGACAGAGGCAGCTCATCGTGACACCGTCTCCTTGATGGAAGAGGTCTGCTACAACTTTGCCTTCACTTTCCCATACAGTATGAGGCAG AAAACCCGTGCTCACCATCGACTCATTGATGATGTCCCCAGTGAGATTAAAGCCAGGCGACAGGCTGAACTGGCAGAGACATTTCGCAAAGGAGCTTTAGAACTGAACACACAGCAGATTGGGCAGTTACAAATTGTTCTCATCAGTGGA ACGAGTAAGCGGTCTCAACTGGATCTTGCTGGCCGGAATGATGGCAACACAAAAGTTATTATACCACAGACCAAAATACCAATTTTTGAAGAAGCAGAGCCAACAAGAACAATAGAAGTGGGTGACTACATTGTTGTTCGA ATAACTGGTGCCTCTTCTCAAGTGCTGAAAGGTGAACCTCTGTACCACACAACTTTGGTAAACTTCAGCAGAAAACAAACCCCCCAAAGAATCCAATATTGCCACAGTTAA